Below is a genomic region from Medicago truncatula cultivar Jemalong A17 chromosome 3, MtrunA17r5.0-ANR, whole genome shotgun sequence.
taaaaagaaaagcacTTTAGAAACTACCGAACCTTCCTGAATgcatgttttattaattaaagtaaagATTGTAACACAActaatatatcattaattttaaattaaaaaaaaaatcaattttgtatatattgatTGATTTTCTATCATCCTCATGAATTAAACACGACTCTTGGAATCaagtatttcaataaaaaacaacattaaCTATACATGTACAAACTACCAATATATCTTATAAAAAATgcatctctcttatttttcatgtattaaatatgacttttagcgtgtaccaaaaaaaaaaaaaatgacttttagCGATGTATTTCCATCACAAACAATAACACATGAGGTTAGGAAAATATACAACTACTTATATCAATTcaatttaaatatgtcttttttttttttttgagaaaatttttAATATGTCTTTATATCGTATAGTCCTTATTCCTTTGAAGCTGTTCAAAATGATGCCACTAAGTCTTATTTCACTAGTATATATCATTTTTGATGTTATTGATTTAtgctttgaaaatatatatctttattataatactataaaattataacaataaaAACCAAACTTTATCAAACTAGGTAGAACCGACTATATAAATCCAACAATGCaaccagtggcggatcttgattttttttttcttttctggaGTGCTAAATATTTGAAGAATATATACTAAACAGTTTCAAGAAATGTGAAACATTCTATACTGTTGTGGTGGtaatattgtttatttaatgACATGATGATGTTGGTTTGAATCCACCAGGAAGAATTATAAAGAGGGTGTCAAAGGATCAAATGAACGATCTTTAATTAATTTGGGGACCGCATATCCGCCGCTGAATGCAACAACATTCCATAAATCATTGACCTTTaaatctctttatttttttgggttgagCACATTTTGAATGTTTCATATAAAATGGTCAgagatttttgttatttgatgtGCTATGGATTATATGTAGttactaaaataatttaatttaatagtaaaatataccatgattacttgacaaaaaaaaaaaaaaccatgattACACTCACGAAAAAATGCAGGGTTAGTTGTTGAGTTCAAACCGCTGATTATGTTTCTAGTAAATTGTCATTTATCGTTCCTCCCTCTTGTTCTTATCTGCAACAAATTTGTAGAAGATTGAAAGGACCTTTTATACTAGTCACAAATCCAACATTCAAAAATTTTGACTTCTTGACATCAATCTTTCTGTACGTGTGTGACATAACTGAAAGGGATGTCGAGGAGAACTTGCGATAGCAAATGATCCCCTAAAATAATGTACTTCAACAAACAATTATataactaacttttttttaaatcaaattggCTTATTCTGTATAAATTCGTTGTTTATCcatgttatttcttttttcatcgtACACTTGTTGATGAATATCAGATAGATGATTTAAGTGATTCTAAGTTGAGAATGTTGAAACCGATTGATTTTGTTGATTGAAAAATCGTCACATTTCTCAAGTATCAAGTTTCATTGTATGCcgtattttaaatgttttactAAACAATTATGTGCAAGTTTTTTTAGAGTAGAGATCGTCTCCATTTCTTTTAAGAAGCGAACATTTTCGTTACTATAGTTTTGATgtataaatgtttaattaatgtcacgtttttttttgattaattaatgctctaattctaaaaatatatgtgtatatatatatatatatatatatatatatatatatatatatatatatatatatatatatatcatatatttactACAAAACTATAGTAACGGATATTtcaatttatcttaaaaaatagaGACGATCTTAATTTTCACTCACAATTCTCAGTTGCATGTAGACACGTGGCGCGTTTGCATTGGTTGTTTGACTGACGCCGCAAAAGTCATTACCGCCATTCCACATTCCATCTTGCAGTAGtcaataaatgcaaaaaaaaagaCCAACAACTGATAGCGTGACATGTGGCAGATTCTGCCATTACCACTATTTCATTTGGTTGTAATGAGCACTACAGGACAAAAAAACACTGAAAATGGTTCATTTAGGTTAATAATTCTGATAGGGgtcataaattttatttttttttggcaataAGGTCAAAAGAAATCTAAATGTTTCAATCCCCTCTATGCACCTTCATCTCTTGAgatttttcaatgcaatatgCAGAATTTAGAGTTGTGTATTTGAAGATATAGATAGAAACGAGAGTAAAACACCTCACAAGAAAACTAATTAGAGATAGAGGTTCCCTACTCAAGATATTATAGTACTACATGTTGTTAAGTGTTAACCATTGCTATCTCATACCACGTACATAAATGTGATTaaacaaaattgcatttttgttttgatcatGTTATATATGTCATCTTTGTTAGCCTTCAAATTCTCagttctctcttttttcttttatagtcaaagaaagtaaattttttttgaaaattcctCCATTTTTTCTCTTGAATAATTGAACACGTGCAGCTCTAATAATCGAATCATAGCACCTAAGCCCTAAAGAAAAACAACTTACAAGTGCTGTTTGGATTGCTGAATGGTAAACAGGTATCAAACTACTTTAATTCGTGtgcaatttataaaaataactttctATGGAGGTTGCAATGAGGGGCAATCTCTTTTTTCATGACTAGTTGAACTTGAAATACTCTTACTCCAACTCATATTCGGATTTTTCATCTCTTTTCACTGATGAGAGCAAATTAGCAATCCTTTAATTGAGAatcatgtattatttttaaggAAGACGACACAATATAGAATTTCAAATCACataaaaggaccaaaatgttcCTTTTTAATGATTGTCAAAGACTATACTgtctttatttgttctttttgggTACAATATTGTCTCTTGAATTAAGCTATATGTAATGTGACTCGATAGACTAATAAGGGGGACTAAAATGTCACGGTCTAATTTTCAGGTGATAATTCAATTGGGGACAAAAtgtcatgatttattttgatcagAGATGAGATGAAAGCTGTATTATTTCTTATAGAGAGTTTTCCACCGTCTCTATAAGCATTAAGCAACGATAATTGCGACAGTGTGCCTATTTAACTTGTATTGTGATGATTCTCTAATGGAAGGGCCACCTTGTTTCAATTTCATGGTAGCCATCCACTGGCACCACCGCAGCTCGTTGGTCCGTCGCACGCCACCACCAACTCAACATTCCTTGCTGCCGCATTTGTCTGGTAAGCATTGGCCTTCAAGGTTGGCTTAAAGCCGACGttaatttggtttggtttagcTCAGGCTTCTGGCCAATACTGATGGCTATTTTTCCTGTAGTGATTATGATATCTTGTTATTAACATTCTAGTTGAAAACTATGGGccttttaaaacatatttgtcAGGAACATAGACTTCTATTTGAAAACCTATCAATCATATGCTGCATATAGCAATGAGTAGTCATAGAGTGTTAGATCAATCCTATTGTCATGATCTAAAGATATGGTCATGATTTAATTGATCTGCGAGTTAGTTAATATTGATAACGTAATTAAGAGGATATTGCAACTagaaaattaaggaaaaaagTTTTGCTTTATTATTGCTTTACATATAATTTCCATGTACAAGTGTATCTATATATCTACAAAATTTTCTCCAAATAAAAGTTCAACTAATGGTTGAGGATATTAAGAAGTGAGACTCTAATTTTAATGAGACGCCTAAACAAAAACTCAAGCCCTTCTTCAATGTCTTGAAGGCACGACTCTGTTTTCTCCAAGTGGTTTTGGAGATCATTGATGCCTTCAACTTTTCTATTCTTGGTAAATACAAAGGACTGCAATGCTACATCCACTTGGGAAAATTCACTTTCATCTGTCAATAGTGAGCAAGCAACTCTTTTCGGCTGAATAAGTTTGGAAATGGAACCCCAGCTGTTTGATTTTGACTGTGTTGTCCCCGAGATAAATTGCAATATTGTCTGAAATGTAGATAGGGTTGCCACTTCAACATCTTGTAATAAGCTAATCAAAGCCACTGTTTGATGGTCATTGTTTGTAGataagatgttgctatgtttgGTATTTCCCTTCAAATTTGCCAAGGCTTTGGAGATGGCCTTTTTCACTACCTTTCTTGATGTCATGAATTTCTTAGCCTCTGCAGTGAGCTCCAATCCATCTCCCCTTCTTCTTATGATGGATTGAAGTTCCCTTGTACATTCTTTTGTATGCAGTAAAG
It encodes:
- the LOC11411604 gene encoding uncharacterized protein, producing the protein MAASPLNSKSNFHGRSNSLPSRPHPLMLKCNEHLDTLLRASNETTSSSSTSLCNKIGGLRDLIECVEKLIQLPLTQDALLHEHQENWVNNLLDGSLRLLDVCSAAKDALLHTKECTRELQSIIRRRGDGLELTAEAKKFMTSRKVVKKAISKALANLKGNTKHSNILSTNNDHQTVALISLLQDVEVATLSTFQTILQFISGTTQSKSNSWGSISKLIQPKRVACSLLTDESEFSQVDVALQSFVFTKNRKVEGINDLQNHLEKTESCLQDIEEGLEFLFRRLIKIRVSLLNILNH